The following proteins come from a genomic window of Alosa alosa isolate M-15738 ecotype Scorff River chromosome 2, AALO_Geno_1.1, whole genome shotgun sequence:
- the LOC125285612 gene encoding meiosis initiator protein-like: protein MARTNAAGQRAKPQRRRRHVVQHACGTNWNNNLREIASLLPISDTMHGRGLTKKETLVHMLWYFEFLQTHIENLQARLPPGCLPVNETESESESEDSIVSEPESPPPPLQAKRKRQRLCARSQRGSELPAGSWISIKSELDNDEIKVEFLPEEDDQPAPMWQSGHNWTEPVSDDSDSVSTSSPDSVCSLSLLQAGSVVNGGHCSACDGRTSSEDGSPEQLQFTPPTGSALMSLREHRSDVFEQGDEGESICSAGSTPLMPKMPLFGTGRTLNLSPSLLTSPTRGVCHELLPQGQEDLQTLFEDVWVNSEANVSKIASLQSSQSNDSAPDWSGRRGRKLSVALTSSQSDEDEVGQDDITWTPQLMKVRHRRKPRAKVPPKAVPDAKKKCVNGFIMFCRINRKLYLQSRPATPSTVVTKALANIWHHLPKQERRIYCLKARRYSCQENRNVRVQEEEDDSGEECVPSPLHLLLADRRLCAAARGEPEP from the exons ATGGCAAGGACCAACGCTGCCGGGCAAAGGGCCAAGCCTCAAAGGAGAAGAAGGCA TGTGGTGCAGCACGCTTGCGGCACAAATTGGAATAACAACCTAAGAGAAATTGCAAGTTTACTTCCCATTTCTGACACGATGCATGGTAGAGGACTCACGAAG AAAGAAACGCTGGTCCACATGCTGTGGTACTTTGAATTTCTCCAGACACATATAGAGAATCTGCAGGCTCGCCTGCCCCCTGGTTGCCTACCAGTTAATGAAACAG AATCTGAATCGGAGAGTGAGGACAGTATCGTGTCCGAACCCGAATCACCGCCACCTCCTCTTCAGGCCAAACGCAAACGCCAGCGCCTGTGTGCTCGTTCGCAGAGAGGCTCCGAACTCCCCGCAG GATCGTGGATCAGCATAAAGAGTGAACTGGACAATGATGAGATAAAAGTAGAGTTTCTGCCGGAGGAAGACGACCAGCCCGCCCCCATGTGGCAGAGTGGGCACAACTGGACAGAGCCGGTGTCAGACGATTCCGACTCCGTGTCGACAAGCTCCCCAGACTCCGTGTGCAGCCTCAGTCTGCTGCAGGCAGGGTCTGTTGTGAATGGAG GACACTGTTCTGCTTGTGATGGACGAACTAGCAGTGAAGATGGAAGTCCTGAGCAGCTTCAGTTCACTCCACCAACAGG GTCAGCACTGATGTCCTTGAGAGAGCACCGGAGTGACGTGTTTGAGCAGGGTGATGAGGGGGAGTCTATATGCAGTGCAGGCTCCACTCCTCTGATGCCCAAGATGCCGTTGTTCGGGACGGGCCGGACGCTGAACCTCAGCCCCTCACTGCTGACCTCCCCCACACGTGGGGTCTGCCACGAGCTCCTGCCGCAGGGCCAGGAGGACCTTCAGA CTTTGTTTGAGGACGTGTGGGTTAACTCTGAGGCCAATGTCTCCAAAATAGCGAGTCTTCagtccagccaatcaaatgactcA GCTCCTGACTGGTCAGGCCGGAGGGGCAGGAAGCTAAGCGTGGCTCTGACGTCCTCTCAGAGCGATGAGGACGAGGTGGGCCAGGATGACATCACCTGGACGCCGCAGCTGATGAAGGTGCGCCATCGGAGGAAACCCCGGGCCAAGGTGCCGCCAAAAGCCGTGCCAGACGCCAAGAAGAAGTGCGTCAATGGCTTCATCATGTTCTGCCGCATCAACAGGAAGCTCTACCTGCA ATCCCGGCCGGCCACCCCCTCCACAGTGGTCACCAAGGCCCTGGCAAACATCTGGCATCACCTGCCCAAGCAGGAGCGACGCATCTACTG CCTGAAGGCACGTCGCTACAGCTGCCAGGAGAACCGCAACGTGcgtgtgcaggaggaggaggacgactcGGGCGAGGAGTGCGTGCCGAGTCCCCTGCACCTGCTCCTGGCCGACCGACGCCTTTGTGCCGCTGCCAGAGGAGAGCCGGAACCCTGA
- the itpkca gene encoding uncharacterized protein itpkca isoform X1: MRRMETWTDALTGLYNSCLTAPCRGHDSPPLPETAPERPPLPLLYTEFQFYKRRHGFRHTPVAQEGHHSVEWNRGAITDRGQNGVAHQVVKREQRSNQYSHHQNNNVLSRSEAPCIRQLFEKSSPRVQCRGQALSGWSTEEWTHGSEGYLSVEMDSHVTPTRTGRSRVETPDSESEYFTPRVTPQALRRQDASPSQQRRLWARFGPQAPLLDPAQGFYYHTLPVPRCKTLVPKPSRLCISPQGLKISVVEKPMSMRATITPTSPPNASPPSQHHFHPIQHHMKMQPSNTHPLTHWQQSQGGSGPQQTQRFVHQPAPVKPHRYLQSGTIMNEHTQSEHRDKAMVGNAGSSAGPNSQVDVKTNVFGQPLLSAMRRTGQSPLLTRRTQVEEDLRKLLVVGDTVDHGKVTNIDGTLSSLQNIDGTLDQYPGDSADVPHSPTMAQPQGSPARAHSRASAQLNRNGFGSVSELSDTSVWNMKPFRETHSPVPPPGTLVPPSVKDKMASICTTSEYQEMGTVPESNSVSQGPPEMLLEDSTMQQGEDSGELARQLYYLETILGELKSDLNKERRDKLVLLAEVESLRKNNHHLLEESLFAYEELHKLKSMFSVAPSDVQ; encoded by the exons TCATGGGTTTCGACACACCCCGGTGGCACAGGAGGGTCATCACAGTGTGGAGTGGAACAGAGGAGCCATTACAGACAGAGGACAGAATG GCGTTGCTCACCAGGTGGTCAAAAGGGAGCAGAGGTCAAATCAATACAGCCATCATCAGAACAACAATGTCCTCTCAAGG TCTGAGGCTCCATGCATCCGCCAGCTGTTTGAGAAGAGCAGTCCCAGGGTGCAGTGCAGGGGACAGGCTCTGAGCGGGTGGAGCACAGAGGAGTGGACGCATGGCTCTGAGGGCTATCTCAGCGTGGAGATGGATTCACACGTTACCCCCACCCGTACGGGCCGCTCCAGGGTGGAAACGCCCGACTCGGAGTCCGAGTACTTCACCCCCAGAGTGACCCCACAGGCCCTCAGGAGGCAGGACGCGTCCCCCAGCCAACAGCGCCGCCTCTGGGCCAGATTTGGCCCACAGGCCCCTCTCCTGGACCCAGCCCAGGGGTTCTACTACCACACCCTCCCAGTGCCGCGCTGCAAAACGCTGGTCCCCAAGCCCAG CAGGTTATGCATTTCCCCCCAGGGGCTTAAGATTTCTGTGGTGGAGAAACCCATGTCTATGAGAGCCACCATAACTCCAACCTCTCCTCCTAACGCAAGCCCACCGAGCCAGCATCACTTCCATCCCATTCAGCACCATATGAAAATGCAGCCCTCTAACACACATCCACTGACCCACTGGCAGCAGAGCCAAGGTGGTTCTGGTCCGCAGCAAACCCAGAGATTTGTCCATCAGCCTGCACCGGTCAAGCCACACCGTTACCTGCAGTCCGGTACCATTATGAATGAGCACACCCAATCAGAACACAGAGACAAGGCCATGGTGGGAAACGCAGGTAGCTCAGCTGGACCAAACAG TCAGGTGGATGTGAAGACAAATGTGTTTGGTCAGCCGCTGCTGTCTGCCATGCGCAGGACGGGTCAGTCTCCCCTGCTGACCCGTAGAACCCAAGTCGAAGAGGACCTCAGAAAACTGCTAGTTGTGGGTGATACGGTTGATCACGGTAAAGTTACA AACATAGACGGAACGTTATCGTCTCTACAGAACATAGACGGAACGTTAGATCAGTATCCTGGAGACTCAGCAGATGTTCCCCACAGTCCTACTATGGCCCAGCCGCAGGGTTCTCCAGCACGTGCACACAGCAGGGCTTCAGCACAGCTCAACAGGAACG GATTTGGGTCAGTGTCTGAGCTCAGTGACACTTCAGTCTGGAACATGAAACCCTTTAGGGAGACGCACAGCCCGGTCCCTCCGCCAGGCACGCTGGTCCCTCCGTCAG TGAAGGATAAAATGGCTTCGATTTGTACGACGAGCGAGTATCAAGAAATGGGGACAGTACCGGAGAGCAACTCAGTGAGCCAGGGTCCCCCTGAGATGCTTCTGGAAGACTCCACCATGCAGCAGGG TGAGGACTCGGGAGAGCTCGCCAGGCAACTCTACTATCTGGAGACAATACTAGGGGAGCTCAAGAGTGACCTGAACAAG gagaggagggatAAGCTGGTGCTCCTGGCGGAGGTGGAGAGTCTGCGCAAGAACAACCACCACCTGCTGGAGGAGTCGCTGTTCGCCTACGAGGAGCTGCACAAACTCAAGAGCATGTTCAGCGTCGCGCCCAGCGACGTCCAATGA
- the itpkca gene encoding uncharacterized protein itpkca isoform X2 has protein sequence METWTDALTGLYNSCLTAPCRGHDSPPLPETAPERPPLPLLYTEFQFYKRRHGFRHTPVAQEGHHSVEWNRGAITDRGQNGVAHQVVKREQRSNQYSHHQNNNVLSRSEAPCIRQLFEKSSPRVQCRGQALSGWSTEEWTHGSEGYLSVEMDSHVTPTRTGRSRVETPDSESEYFTPRVTPQALRRQDASPSQQRRLWARFGPQAPLLDPAQGFYYHTLPVPRCKTLVPKPSRLCISPQGLKISVVEKPMSMRATITPTSPPNASPPSQHHFHPIQHHMKMQPSNTHPLTHWQQSQGGSGPQQTQRFVHQPAPVKPHRYLQSGTIMNEHTQSEHRDKAMVGNAGSSAGPNSQVDVKTNVFGQPLLSAMRRTGQSPLLTRRTQVEEDLRKLLVVGDTVDHGKVTNIDGTLSSLQNIDGTLDQYPGDSADVPHSPTMAQPQGSPARAHSRASAQLNRNGFGSVSELSDTSVWNMKPFRETHSPVPPPGTLVPPSVKDKMASICTTSEYQEMGTVPESNSVSQGPPEMLLEDSTMQQGEDSGELARQLYYLETILGELKSDLNKERRDKLVLLAEVESLRKNNHHLLEESLFAYEELHKLKSMFSVAPSDVQ, from the exons TCATGGGTTTCGACACACCCCGGTGGCACAGGAGGGTCATCACAGTGTGGAGTGGAACAGAGGAGCCATTACAGACAGAGGACAGAATG GCGTTGCTCACCAGGTGGTCAAAAGGGAGCAGAGGTCAAATCAATACAGCCATCATCAGAACAACAATGTCCTCTCAAGG TCTGAGGCTCCATGCATCCGCCAGCTGTTTGAGAAGAGCAGTCCCAGGGTGCAGTGCAGGGGACAGGCTCTGAGCGGGTGGAGCACAGAGGAGTGGACGCATGGCTCTGAGGGCTATCTCAGCGTGGAGATGGATTCACACGTTACCCCCACCCGTACGGGCCGCTCCAGGGTGGAAACGCCCGACTCGGAGTCCGAGTACTTCACCCCCAGAGTGACCCCACAGGCCCTCAGGAGGCAGGACGCGTCCCCCAGCCAACAGCGCCGCCTCTGGGCCAGATTTGGCCCACAGGCCCCTCTCCTGGACCCAGCCCAGGGGTTCTACTACCACACCCTCCCAGTGCCGCGCTGCAAAACGCTGGTCCCCAAGCCCAG CAGGTTATGCATTTCCCCCCAGGGGCTTAAGATTTCTGTGGTGGAGAAACCCATGTCTATGAGAGCCACCATAACTCCAACCTCTCCTCCTAACGCAAGCCCACCGAGCCAGCATCACTTCCATCCCATTCAGCACCATATGAAAATGCAGCCCTCTAACACACATCCACTGACCCACTGGCAGCAGAGCCAAGGTGGTTCTGGTCCGCAGCAAACCCAGAGATTTGTCCATCAGCCTGCACCGGTCAAGCCACACCGTTACCTGCAGTCCGGTACCATTATGAATGAGCACACCCAATCAGAACACAGAGACAAGGCCATGGTGGGAAACGCAGGTAGCTCAGCTGGACCAAACAG TCAGGTGGATGTGAAGACAAATGTGTTTGGTCAGCCGCTGCTGTCTGCCATGCGCAGGACGGGTCAGTCTCCCCTGCTGACCCGTAGAACCCAAGTCGAAGAGGACCTCAGAAAACTGCTAGTTGTGGGTGATACGGTTGATCACGGTAAAGTTACA AACATAGACGGAACGTTATCGTCTCTACAGAACATAGACGGAACGTTAGATCAGTATCCTGGAGACTCAGCAGATGTTCCCCACAGTCCTACTATGGCCCAGCCGCAGGGTTCTCCAGCACGTGCACACAGCAGGGCTTCAGCACAGCTCAACAGGAACG GATTTGGGTCAGTGTCTGAGCTCAGTGACACTTCAGTCTGGAACATGAAACCCTTTAGGGAGACGCACAGCCCGGTCCCTCCGCCAGGCACGCTGGTCCCTCCGTCAG TGAAGGATAAAATGGCTTCGATTTGTACGACGAGCGAGTATCAAGAAATGGGGACAGTACCGGAGAGCAACTCAGTGAGCCAGGGTCCCCCTGAGATGCTTCTGGAAGACTCCACCATGCAGCAGGG TGAGGACTCGGGAGAGCTCGCCAGGCAACTCTACTATCTGGAGACAATACTAGGGGAGCTCAAGAGTGACCTGAACAAG gagaggagggatAAGCTGGTGCTCCTGGCGGAGGTGGAGAGTCTGCGCAAGAACAACCACCACCTGCTGGAGGAGTCGCTGTTCGCCTACGAGGAGCTGCACAAACTCAAGAGCATGTTCAGCGTCGCGCCCAGCGACGTCCAATGA